The segment CGTCGCTGTCCTTGGCGGCGCCGTAGCGCACGCCGGTCAGCTCGGTGGCCTTGTCCATGACCACGCGCAGGGTGTCGGTCTCGTACATGTTCTGCACGCCCTGCAGGATCATCGCGAGGCGTTCGAGGCCGAGGCCGGTGTCGATGTTCTTCGACGGCAGGTCGCCGAGGATCGGGAAGTCCTCCTTGCCCTCGCCGGCGCCGCGCTCGTACTGCATGAAGACCAGGTTCCAGATCTCCACGTACCGCTCGTCGTTGACGGCGGGGCCGCCCTCGACGCCGAACTCGGGGCCGCGGTCGTAGTTGATCTCGGAGCAGGGGCCGCAGGGGCCGGGCACGCCCATGGACCAGAAGTTGTCCTTCTTGCCCAGGCGCTGGATCCGCTCGGCCGGGACGCCGATCACCTCGCGCCAGATCGTCTCGGCCTCGTCGTCGTCGAGGTAGACGGTGATCCAGAGCTTCTCGGGCTCCAGGCCGTAGCCGCCGTCCGCCACGGAGCTGGTGAGCAGCTCCCAGGCGTACTTGATGGCGCCTTCCTTGAAGTAGTCGCCGAAGGAGAAGTTGCCGCACATCTGGAAGAACGTGCCGTGGCGGGTGGTCTTGCCGACCTCTTCGATGTCCGGCGTACGGACGCACTTCTGCACGCTGGTGGCCCGCGGGGCCGGCGGCTTGGTCTCACCGAGGAAGTACGGCTTGAACGGGACCATGCCGGCGTTGACCAGCAGCAGAGTCGGGTCGTCGGCGATGAGCGACGCCGAAGGGACAACGGTGTGACCGCGCTCCTCGAAGAAGCTCAGCCAGCGGCGGCGGATTTCAGCCGACTCCATCAGTGGTCCTCATTCCGGTTGTACGAGTAGGTCGATCGGTGGGTGGTGCTGTCGCTGCCGATGGCCCGCAGCCGCCGCGGCCCGGGGAGGGCGGTGACGTTGTCGGGCCGGTCGGGGTCCTGGGTCAGGCCCAGTGCGTCGTTCAGCTCGTCCTCGCGCTGCGTCATTCCCGCCTTGACGTCGAGGGCGAAGTCCTTGAGGCGGTGGCCCGCCTCCACGGCCTTGTCGGCCGCCTGGGCCGCGAGGCTCTCCGGCGTCAGCTTCTTCAGCTGGCGGTTGACCTTGGTGGTGGCCCATACGCCGGCGGCGGCGCCGGCGGTGAACCAGAAGGCTCGGCGGAACATCGGAGGTCTCAGCCCTTCTGCTTGCGGCGCCGGGGATCCGGCACCGTACGGCCGACGATCACGGTGCGCCGGGGGGTGCGCTCGGTCGCCGCGTCGGTCCTGCCCATGGCCTTGCGCACCCCGTAGCCGAAGGCGGCGACCTTGACGAGCGGGCCGCCGAAGGTGGAGGCGACGGTGGAGGACAGCGCGGAGGCGTTGGAGGTGACCTCCTGGACGTCGCTCGCGATGGCGTCGACCCGGTCGAGCTGGGTGCGCGCGGAGCGGACGGTCGTCGAGGCGTCCGCCAGCAGCGGGACGGCCTGCTCGGTGACCTCGGCCACGAGCTTGGTGGTGGCCCTGAGCACCTGGGCGAGCCTGGCCAGCGCCACCGCGAGGAAGGAGACCAGGATGGCCCAGAAGACGGCCACGATGATCCCGGCCACCTCTCCACCGGACACGTTGCACCGCTTCCTGAATCTGGAAAACCTACGGGATAAGTCTGCTCCGACCCTATCGCGCCGGAGATCCGCCGCAGAACCGGATTCCGGTGCCGCTCGCCCGGATACGGCAAAGCCCGCCGCCCCCCGGAGGGGACGGCGGGCCGGACCAGCCTGTGAGTGGCTACGGCCGCTGGATCAGCGGGCGTAGTACTCGACGACGAGCTGCTCGTCGCAGATGACCGGGATTTCCTTGCGGTTCGGGTCGCGGTCGAGGCGGAAGGCCAGGGCCTTCAGGTTGACCTGCAGGTAGCGCGGGGTCTCGCCCTCGCCGGCGTAGCCACCCTCGCGGGCAACCTGGAAGGGGTGCTTCTCGCGGCTGCGCTCGCGAACCGTGATGACGTCGTCGGGACGCACGCGGAACGACGGCTTGTCGACCTTGCCGCCGTTGACCTCGATGTGGCCGTGGACGACCATCTGGCGGGCCTGGTAGATGGTGCGGGCGATGCCGGCACGCAGGACCAGGGCGTCCAGACGACGCTCGAGCTCGACGACCAGCGCCTCGCCCGTCTTGCCCTCGGCCTTCTTCGCGCGGTCGTACGCGCGGGCCATCTGGCGCTCGGAGATGTCGTACTGCGCGCGCAGACGCTGCTTCTCCAGCAGACGGACCTTGTAGTCCGAGTTCTGCTTGCGGCCACGGCCGTGCTCGCCCGGCGGGTAGGGGCGGGCCTCGAAGTACTTGACGGCCTTCGGCGTCAGGGCGATGCCGAGGGCACGAGACTTCTTGACCTTGGGTCGCTTCTGGTTCACGGGGAACCTACCTCCATGTAAGTTAGGTGAGGCTTACCTTAGCGAGGAGGACGTAATGTCTCGACCACATGGGATCCCCCTGCCCAGTGCGCAACGCAGTTCGGATTCAGACGAAACAGAATCCGCTTGCGCCGACGATAAGCAAGGTCAGCCGCGTCCCAGGGAAGGCGTTCGGCAGCTCACCGGAGCCGAACGCGTACGAACCCTCGTAGAGTCCAACGCCTCAGTATCCCTCACTCTGCCGGGTGCTCGTGACCAGGTGTGGACCCGTGACCAGCAGGAGTGCGGGACAGGGGCGCCGGCCGCTCGGACCGTCACCCCGGACGGGGACGTGATTCTCCTTGTGCCAGGGGAATCCGCGGCTGCCAGGGCCGCCGCTCACGCCCAGGACGACGACCTCCCCGCCGTGATCGAGATCACGGACGTGGCGCCGGTGTCCGTGCCCCATCGTATACGGGGCCGCGCCCGGCTCGCCGGATGGCTGACCCCGGTCCGCGGGGACGACCGCGCCGTCTGCGCCGCGCTCATGGCCGGGCGCCACCCGGTGGGCGAGCTGCTCGGGATGTCGGAGCCGTCGGAGCCCCTTGACGCCCCCGGTACGGGCCGTCCGGCCTGGATGCTGCTGCGCCTGGAGGTCGGCGAGATCTCCGTGGCCGACCTGTGGGGCGCCGGGCGGGTGGACCCGGAGGAGCTGGCGGCGGCCGAGCCGGATCCGATGACGGCCCACGAGGCGGAGCTCCTCCAGCACCTGGCGACCGTCCACCCCGACCGGCTCGCCGGCCTGTGCGGACTGCTGGGCTCCCGGGAAGCGGCCGGGCTGACCCCGGTCCCGCTCGCCCTGGACCGCCTGGGGCTGCGCGTCCGCTTCACCCGCGGGCCCGGCCAGGCCGCCTTCGACGCCCGCTTCGACTTCCCCGAGCCGGTCGCGGACGTCTGCGGCCTGCGCCGCGCCATGCGCTCCCTGTTCGCGGCCGCCGCTCACTGAGGGCAGGTGCCGAGCATCACCTCCAGCGCCGTCTTCTCCGGCGGGGTGACGGAGAGCGTGTACCGGGCCTTGATGCCGGTGTAGCGGCGCGCGTACTCGCACCAGTACGCCCGCCGGGGCGGCCGCCACTTGTCCGCGGTGCTGCTGCCCTTGTCCTGGTTGGCCTGCTTGTCCACGGCGAGCAGCACGTCGAGGTCGTTGGCGTACTCCAGCCTGCGCGCGGGCGTCCACGCGTACGCCCCGGCCCGCCAGGCGGCGCCGAGCGCCACGACGTGGTCGGTCTCGATCTGCGAGGCGCGGCGGTAGGAGTACGGGAGCTCCTTGCCGGTGTAGGGGTCGTGCAGCACCCCGGACACCACGACGCAGGGGTTGCGGTCCCCCTCGCGGAGGTCGGACAGGTCCCGCCGCAGCACGTCGTCGCGGGTGTCGCAGCCGTTGCGTCCGCCTACGGCGTCGGTGTCGTCGGACCAGTACCGGCCGAATTCCTCGCGGCGGTACGTCTGCCAGTTCCGGCCCCACTGGACCGTGAGCCCCTTGAGCTCCGCCCTGGCCGTCGGCGCGTCCGGGGGGAACCCCGGGCCGCTGAGCGGGACCTTCGCCATGAGGGGCGCTGCGCTGGCCCGGGCCGTTGAGGTGTCGCCGTGGTGGCAGCCGGTCAGCAGCAGTGCCGCTGCGGCGGCGGTGAGGATCGGACGCCGTCCCATGGTCGGAGCCTAGAAGACTGATGAAGATCTTGTTGAGGGGCCGTCCGGCCGTAGGCCGGGCGGCCCCTCTGGTTATGTGATGGCCGGTGCGAGGTGCCAGGTGCCGCCTGTGTGAGTGAGTCCGAGGTTGATCAGGCGGCGGAGGTTGAGGGCGGCTGCTCGGGTGTGGAGCCAGGCGTTGTTGCTGATGGTGCCCCGGTAGCGGAGTCGGCGGTTGCCGTGGTGGACGAGCCAGGCGACGGCACGTTCGACTGGTGGCCGCCAGCGGCGGTAGTCGGCCTGCCAGGCGGGGTCGGTGGCGGCCTGGCGGCGGGCCGCGGCTTGGAGATCGTGGTGGGGGCGGATGGTCAGGACGCGTCCGGCTTTGGCCTTGGTGCACTGCTCACGCAGCGGGCATCGGGTGCACACGTTCCCGAAGACGGCCCTGCGCTGGTGGTGGCGGCCGCCGGGCTCGGACAGGCCGACGGTGTGGCCTTGGGGGCAGGTCACGGTGGCGGCGGAGGTGTCGATGGCGAAGTCGTCGAGGGTGAAGCCGTCTGGGACGGCCGGCCGCAGCGGGGCGGGTTTGAGGAACAGCCGGTGTCCGGCCTCTTCGAGGGCCTGGCGGGCGTCGCCGGTGGAGTAGGCGGTGTCACCGAAGGCGTCCACCGGGGTGTCCTCCTCGGCCAGCAGTTCAAGGCCGACGGCTGCCTCGTGGTGCTCTGGCCCGGCCCCGGGCCGCAGGGCGACGGCGGTGTATAACCCGGTCTCCGGCTCGACGGCGAGGTGGGCCTTGTATCCGTCCTGCTGATGGGAGCGGGTCTTGTGGATGTGCCGGGACTCGGGGTCGACGGTGGAGATCATCCGGTCCGGGGCGGTCCCTTGGGTGATGCGCCAGCGGCCGTCACGGCCGTCGGAGTCCTCGGCCGGTTCCACGTCCTGCCCGGCGACCAGCGCGAGGATGCCGACCGCGTTCGCTGCCTTCTCGCCCAGTTCCTGCTCGGGCAGATGCCCGAGCAGTCTGACCGCGTCGCCGACGAGCGCGTCGACCAGGTTGGCTCGTGCCTGGGCATCGTTCCAGGTGATGCGGGGTTTGCCCGGGTCGGTGTAGTCGTGGGCGGTGCACTGCGCGGCGGCAGCCTCGGCGCCGCCGGGGACTTCCCGGATCACCACCCGGATGGCGCCGATGATCTGGGTGACGGTGTCCTGGGTGGCGACCGCGTCGTCCAGCACGGTGGAGTCCAGTGCCCGCCGGTGCTTGCCCCTGAGGACACCGGTGGCCTTCACGACCTCCCGCACGGCCTCGAAGGCCCGGTTCGGGCTGGTGGAGCGGGCCAGCCGGCGCCGGAAGTACGCCAGAAGCGACGGGTCGAACGCGGTGTCATGCAGTCCCAGCCCGCACGCGGCCTTCCACCGCAGGTCACACCGCAGTTCCTGGACCGTCTCGAAGTCCGACATGCCGTGCAGGGCCTGCAATGTGATCGCCGCGGCCAGAATCTGCGGCGGCATGGACGGCCGCCCGTTCGCCGACGGATACATGTCCGCGAACATCGCCGCGGGGAACAACCGGCCACGGTGCTCGGCCAGGAACGCGAACACACTCCCAGCCGGAATCAACTCCCGGCACGTCGCCCACACATCAGGTCCGACCGTCTCCCCGACCCACTCCCCTTGAACCACAACACGAGTCTGGCCCCACCGCTGACGCGGCGGGGCCAGAACCCAACATCTTCATCAGTCTTCTAGGCCGCGTCCCACGGCCCGGCGCCCCGACACGAGCCGCTGCGCGGAGCGGTCCCCAACCCGCCCTTCCACCGTTCCCGCCTCAAACGCCGGCGCGGCTACGGGCACGGCGCTCCGCGCCCGCGCCTCAAACGCCGGCGGGGCTGGATTTCGCGCCGCAGGCGCGCCCGCGCCGGACGGGTCAGCCGGCTCCGCGGAGGCGTTCGCGGACCTTCTCCACCACGTCCGCGTACCGCGCTTCCGCCCCGTACCGCGTCGGCTCGTAGTACCGCTTGCCGTGGATCTCGTCCGGCGCGTACTGCTGCGCGGCGATCGCCCCCGGCACGTCGTGCGGATACACGTATCCGACGGCGTGCCCCAGCTTGGCCGCGCCCTTGTAGTGCCCGTCCCGCAGGTGCGCCGGCACCGCCCCGGCCAGCCCGGCCCGGACGTCCGCCAGCGCCGCGCCGATCGCCGTCGTGGCGGTGTTGGACTTCGGGGCCAGCGCCAGCGCGATCGTGGCGTGCGACAGGGTCAGCGCGGCCTCCGGGAAGCCGATCATCGCCACCGCCTGGGCCGCCGCGACCGCCAGCGGCAGGGCGGTGGGGTCCGCCAGGCCGATGTCCTCGCTCGCCGAGATCATCAGCCGCCGGGCGATGAACCGCGGGTCCTCACCGGCCTCGATCATCCGGGCCAGGTAGTGCAGCGCGGCGTCCACGTCGGAGCCGCGGATCGACTTGATCAGCGCGCTGGCCACGTCGTAGTGCTGGTCGCCGTCCCGGTCGTAGCGGACCGCCGCCCGGTCGACGGCCTCCTCCAGCGTCTGGAGGGTGATCTCCTCCTCGCCCTTGGCGATGGCCGAGCCGGCCCCCGCCTCCAGGGCGGTCAGCGCCCGCCGGGCGTCGCCCCCGGCGATCCGCAGCAGGTGGGCCTCGGCGTCGGCGGGCAGCGACACCGCCCCGCCCAGCCCCCGCTCCTCCTCCAGGGCGCGCCGCAGCAACCCGCTCAGGTCGGCGTCCGTCAGCGGCTCCAGCGTCAGCAGCA is part of the Streptomyces katrae genome and harbors:
- the rpsD gene encoding 30S ribosomal protein S4, producing MNQKRPKVKKSRALGIALTPKAVKYFEARPYPPGEHGRGRKQNSDYKVRLLEKQRLRAQYDISERQMARAYDRAKKAEGKTGEALVVELERRLDALVLRAGIARTIYQARQMVVHGHIEVNGGKVDKPSFRVRPDDVITVRERSREKHPFQVAREGGYAGEGETPRYLQVNLKALAFRLDRDPNRKEIPVICDEQLVVEYYAR
- a CDS encoding DUF948 domain-containing protein, with the protein product MSGGEVAGIIVAVFWAILVSFLAVALARLAQVLRATTKLVAEVTEQAVPLLADASTTVRSARTQLDRVDAIASDVQEVTSNASALSSTVASTFGGPLVKVAAFGYGVRKAMGRTDAATERTPRRTVIVGRTVPDPRRRKQKG
- a CDS encoding DUF6167 family protein, which produces MFRRAFWFTAGAAAGVWATTKVNRQLKKLTPESLAAQAADKAVEAGHRLKDFALDVKAGMTQREDELNDALGLTQDPDRPDNVTALPGPRRLRAIGSDSTTHRSTYSYNRNEDH
- a CDS encoding DUF2470 domain-containing protein translates to MSRPHGIPLPSAQRSSDSDETESACADDKQGQPRPREGVRQLTGAERVRTLVESNASVSLTLPGARDQVWTRDQQECGTGAPAARTVTPDGDVILLVPGESAAARAAAHAQDDDLPAVIEITDVAPVSVPHRIRGRARLAGWLTPVRGDDRAVCAALMAGRHPVGELLGMSEPSEPLDAPGTGRPAWMLLRLEVGEISVADLWGAGRVDPEELAAAEPDPMTAHEAELLQHLATVHPDRLAGLCGLLGSREAAGLTPVPLALDRLGLRVRFTRGPGQAAFDARFDFPEPVADVCGLRRAMRSLFAAAAH
- a CDS encoding replication-associated recombination protein A, which encodes MEPDLFTAAAEERQEKDPASSPLAVRMRPRTLDEVVGQQHLLKPGSPLRRLVGEGSGGPAGSSSVILWGPPGIGKTTLAYVVSQATQKRFVELSAITAGVKEVRAVIEGAKRAAGGYGKETVLFLDEIHRFSKAQQDSLLPAVENRWVTLIAATTENPYFSIISPLLSRSLLLTLEPLTDADLSGLLRRALEEERGLGGAVSLPADAEAHLLRIAGGDARRALTALEAGAGSAIAKGEEEITLQTLEEAVDRAAVRYDRDGDQHYDVASALIKSIRGSDVDAALHYLARMIEAGEDPRFIARRLMISASEDIGLADPTALPLAVAAAQAVAMIGFPEAALTLSHATIALALAPKSNTATTAIGAALADVRAGLAGAVPAHLRDGHYKGAAKLGHAVGYVYPHDVPGAIAAQQYAPDEIHGKRYYEPTRYGAEARYADVVEKVRERLRGAG
- a CDS encoding HNH endonuclease family protein is translated as MGRRPILTAAAAALLLTGCHHGDTSTARASAAPLMAKVPLSGPGFPPDAPTARAELKGLTVQWGRNWQTYRREEFGRYWSDDTDAVGGRNGCDTRDDVLRRDLSDLREGDRNPCVVVSGVLHDPYTGKELPYSYRRASQIETDHVVALGAAWRAGAYAWTPARRLEYANDLDVLLAVDKQANQDKGSSTADKWRPPRRAYWCEYARRYTGIKARYTLSVTPPEKTALEVMLGTCPQ
- a CDS encoding IS1182 family transposase, which translates into the protein MWATCRELIPAGSVFAFLAEHRGRLFPAAMFADMYPSANGRPSMPPQILAAAITLQALHGMSDFETVQELRCDLRWKAACGLGLHDTAFDPSLLAYFRRRLARSTSPNRAFEAVREVVKATGVLRGKHRRALDSTVLDDAVATQDTVTQIIGAIRVVIREVPGGAEAAAAQCTAHDYTDPGKPRITWNDAQARANLVDALVGDAVRLLGHLPEQELGEKAANAVGILALVAGQDVEPAEDSDGRDGRWRITQGTAPDRMISTVDPESRHIHKTRSHQQDGYKAHLAVEPETGLYTAVALRPGAGPEHHEAAVGLELLAEEDTPVDAFGDTAYSTGDARQALEEAGHRLFLKPAPLRPAVPDGFTLDDFAIDTSAATVTCPQGHTVGLSEPGGRHHQRRAVFGNVCTRCPLREQCTKAKAGRVLTIRPHHDLQAAARRQAATDPAWQADYRRWRPPVERAVAWLVHHGNRRLRYRGTISNNAWLHTRAAALNLRRLINLGLTHTGGTWHLAPAIT